One region of Roseicitreum antarcticum genomic DNA includes:
- a CDS encoding NAD-dependent succinate-semialdehyde dehydrogenase, with product MDYTDLYINGAWHKTAERFDVINPATEGVIASVASADIADADAALDAAEAAMAKWAARTPRERSEVLRRAWELMTARLDHFAHLITLENGKAGVDARGEATYAAEFFRWFAEEAVRADGLITRAPASGARIIVQHKPAGLAVLVTPWNYPAAMGTRKIAPALAAGCGVIIKPASETPLTMLALMPLLEEAGVPKGLVNVLPSRKTGALVDHMLQDPRVRVVSFTGSTSVGRKLLKSAADQVLKPAMELGGNAPLIVFDDADMDEAITGTMLAKMRNLGEACTAANRIYVHENVADEYTRRLTAAMSALKVGDGTDASVDVGPLVNAATRDKVAAFVADAIAKGAKLECGGVIPEGTGFFYPPTVLSNVPETADCVHDEIFGPVAAIQTFTDQDDAIARANATEYGLVAYVFSGDFKRALQVCERLDYGMVGLNRGLVSDPAAPFGGTKQSGLGREGGHEGMLEFMETQYISAGW from the coding sequence ATGGACTACACTGATCTCTACATCAACGGCGCATGGCATAAGACAGCCGAGCGGTTTGACGTCATCAACCCGGCAACCGAGGGCGTCATCGCTTCGGTCGCATCGGCGGATATTGCGGATGCCGATGCCGCGCTCGATGCCGCCGAAGCTGCGATGGCCAAATGGGCCGCGCGCACGCCGCGCGAAAGGTCCGAAGTCCTGCGCCGCGCATGGGAGCTGATGACGGCACGGCTGGACCACTTCGCGCATCTGATCACCCTGGAAAACGGCAAGGCCGGAGTCGATGCCCGGGGCGAAGCAACGTATGCTGCGGAGTTCTTTCGCTGGTTTGCGGAAGAAGCCGTGCGCGCGGATGGGTTGATCACACGGGCGCCGGCATCGGGCGCGCGGATCATCGTGCAGCATAAACCTGCAGGGCTGGCCGTGCTGGTCACGCCCTGGAACTATCCTGCAGCGATGGGAACGCGCAAGATTGCGCCCGCACTGGCGGCGGGCTGCGGTGTCATCATCAAACCCGCCTCGGAAACGCCGCTGACCATGCTTGCGCTGATGCCACTCCTGGAAGAAGCTGGCGTGCCAAAGGGCCTCGTCAACGTGCTCCCCTCGCGCAAGACTGGCGCGCTGGTGGATCATATGCTTCAAGATCCCCGCGTGCGCGTTGTCAGCTTCACCGGCTCGACCAGCGTGGGGCGCAAACTGCTGAAATCCGCCGCCGATCAGGTCCTCAAACCCGCGATGGAACTAGGTGGCAATGCGCCGCTGATCGTATTCGACGACGCGGATATGGATGAAGCCATCACGGGCACCATGCTGGCAAAGATGCGCAACCTGGGCGAAGCCTGTACCGCCGCCAACCGCATCTATGTGCATGAAAACGTGGCAGATGAATACACCCGCCGCCTGACAGCAGCCATGTCAGCGCTGAAAGTCGGCGACGGCACCGATGCATCAGTCGATGTGGGTCCGCTGGTCAATGCCGCGACCCGCGACAAGGTGGCGGCCTTCGTCGCCGATGCCATCGCCAAGGGTGCAAAGCTCGAATGTGGTGGGGTTATCCCTGAGGGCACAGGGTTCTTCTACCCGCCCACCGTGCTGTCGAATGTGCCCGAAACCGCCGATTGCGTGCATGACGAAATCTTTGGGCCGGTTGCCGCAATCCAGACATTCACCGATCAAGACGATGCAATTGCCCGCGCCAATGCCACCGAGTACGGGCTGGTCGCCTATGTGTTCAGCGGTGATTTCAAACGTGCCCTGCAGGTCTGCGAGCGGCTGGATTACGGCATGGTCGGCCTGAACCGTGGGCTGGTCAGTGACCCCGCCGCACCCTTCGGCGGCACCAAGCAATCTGGATTGGGACGCGAAGGCGGCCATGAAGGGATGCTGGAGTTCATGGAAACACAGTATATTTCGGCCGGTTGGTAA
- a CDS encoding 2-oxo acid dehydrogenase subunit E2, producing MSEIIASPSTRRIALEQGVDITARARELGRTTIGPEDVGARTAPARTPSADTSRYWDVDHAQFGPVTTEKVSRFAQVAAANMAAAQALVPAVTHHDRADVTVIEELRRAWKPEAQARGLKLTALVFHVAALARCLRAHPRFNASLSADGQTLILKDYVHIGIAVDTPHGLMVPVIRNADQKGLWQIAAEIADLASRAQARKITPDQMGGASMTITNLGGIGGTAFSPIVNPPEVAILGITRTETITVWDGDTPRPVPMVPLDLSYDHRVINGADAARFMVNYCALIAAPRNMLV from the coding sequence ATGTCAGAAATCATCGCAAGCCCCAGCACACGGCGCATCGCACTGGAGCAAGGCGTCGACATCACCGCGCGTGCACGCGAACTTGGCCGCACCACGATAGGGCCCGAGGATGTGGGCGCCCGCACCGCGCCCGCCCGGACCCCAAGTGCCGACACCTCGCGCTACTGGGACGTGGACCACGCGCAATTCGGCCCGGTGACGACCGAAAAGGTCAGCCGGTTTGCGCAGGTCGCCGCTGCCAACATGGCGGCGGCGCAGGCCCTCGTGCCGGCGGTCACCCATCATGATCGCGCAGATGTCACGGTGATCGAAGAGCTGCGCCGTGCCTGGAAGCCCGAAGCGCAGGCGCGCGGGCTGAAGCTGACGGCGCTGGTGTTTCATGTGGCGGCCCTGGCACGGTGCCTGCGGGCGCATCCACGCTTCAACGCGTCGCTGTCGGCGGATGGGCAGACTCTGATCCTCAAGGATTATGTGCATATCGGCATCGCGGTCGACACCCCGCATGGGCTTATGGTGCCGGTCATCCGCAATGCCGACCAAAAGGGCTTGTGGCAGATCGCCGCCGAGATTGCGGATCTCGCGTCCCGCGCGCAGGCGCGCAAGATCACGCCAGACCAGATGGGGGGCGCGTCGATGACCATTACCAATCTGGGCGGTATCGGCGGCACCGCCTTCAGCCCTATCGTGAACCCGCCCGAAGTGGCGATCTTGGGGATAACGCGCACGGAAACGATCACGGTTTGGGACGGCGACACGCCACGCCCCGTACCCATGGTGCCGCTGGATCTGTCATATGACCACCGGGTCATCAACGGGGCAGATGCGGCACGGTTCATGGTCAACTACTGCGCCCTGATCGCCGCCCCCCGCAACATGCTGGTCTAG
- the pdxY gene encoding pyridoxal kinase yields the protein MTPPPFVISIQSQVVFGHVGNSAALFPMQAAGLEVAAIPTVLFSNPPHHPTLRGRALDPALFADLLLGVRERGLLERADYILTGYIGSVEVARMVADFVAEAKAVNPRLTYLCDPVMGDAGPGLYVSEAIAGIMRDRLLPLADIATPNPFELSWLAGRQVTSLRDMQDARDLLPMSAQARLIVTGCALDDTAPGQIEGVLMTPAGISRHPTPHLPIALSGTGDLFAGLIVACLARGMDLPSAIETAQRLTTRALTHAQALGAREVVLTDPEFRRALLTLNPA from the coding sequence ATGACCCCTCCCCCCTTCGTGATCTCGATCCAGAGCCAGGTTGTCTTTGGCCATGTCGGCAACTCGGCAGCACTCTTCCCGATGCAGGCGGCGGGGTTGGAGGTGGCGGCGATCCCCACGGTGCTTTTCTCGAACCCGCCACATCATCCCACGCTTCGGGGCCGGGCGCTTGACCCGGCGCTTTTTGCCGATCTGCTGCTCGGCGTGCGCGAGCGCGGGTTGCTTGAACGCGCTGATTATATCCTCACCGGCTATATCGGTTCGGTCGAAGTTGCCCGGATGGTCGCCGATTTCGTGGCCGAAGCGAAAGCCGTGAACCCAAGGCTGACCTATCTGTGCGATCCAGTGATGGGTGATGCCGGGCCGGGGCTCTATGTGTCCGAAGCAATTGCGGGTATCATGCGTGACCGGCTGCTGCCACTTGCCGACATTGCCACACCCAACCCGTTTGAATTGTCTTGGCTGGCCGGGAGGCAGGTCACCTCATTGCGCGATATGCAAGACGCCCGTGACCTGCTGCCAATGTCCGCGCAGGCACGGCTGATCGTTACCGGCTGTGCGCTCGACGACACAGCACCCGGCCAGATCGAGGGCGTATTGATGACCCCGGCGGGCATCAGCCGTCACCCGACGCCGCATCTTCCAATCGCCCTTTCAGGCACCGGTGATCTGTTCGCCGGGCTGATCGTGGCATGCCTTGCACGCGGCATGGACCTGCCCTCAGCGATTGAGACGGCGCAGCGCTTGACCACACGCGCCCTGACACATGCGCAGGCGCTTGGCGCGCGAGAGGTGGTACTGACCGACCCCGAATTTCGCCGCGCGCTGCTGACCCTCAATCCGGCCTGA
- a CDS encoding PaaI family thioesterase: MQIGDDVSPKIATRTRDSFAKQGLMAHLGAEMTEVRNGLVSIRLPFRPELTQQHGYFHAGGTSAIADSAGGYAAFTLFPEESSVLTVEFKVNLINPAQGDYLEAIGRVIKHGRTLTICKLDVWGVTGEVRKHVATGMQTLICIQGPTG; this comes from the coding sequence ATGCAGATCGGAGACGACGTTTCCCCCAAAATTGCCACACGCACCCGCGACAGCTTTGCGAAGCAGGGGTTGATGGCGCATCTGGGCGCCGAAATGACCGAAGTTCGCAACGGTCTGGTCTCGATACGCCTGCCCTTCCGCCCGGAACTGACGCAGCAACACGGCTATTTTCATGCCGGCGGCACCTCAGCCATCGCCGACAGCGCGGGCGGCTATGCCGCGTTCACGCTATTCCCAGAGGAGAGTTCAGTCCTGACGGTCGAATTCAAGGTGAACCTGATCAACCCGGCGCAAGGAGATTACCTCGAGGCAATCGGCCGCGTCATCAAGCATGGCCGCACCCTGACGATCTGCAAGCTCGATGTCTGGGGCGTGACGGGTGAGGTGCGCAAACACGTTGCGACCGGAATGCAAACGCTGATCTGCATACAAGGACCGACCGGATAA
- a CDS encoding 5'-methylthioadenosine/S-adenosylhomocysteine nucleosidase (Enables the cleavage of the glycosidic bond in both 5'-methylthioadenosine and S-adenosylhomocysteine): protein MTLTHLHKTRTLFLMAVDAEYGPNLRARFAPVLTGVGPVEAALVTTATLVRMQCAGTMPELVISLGSAGAARLEQGAVYQAGAVAYRDMDASPLGFLPGITPFLDQPAEIAMPLRVPGVPVASLSTGGAVISGTAYDAIAQDMVDMETFATLRACQHFGVPLIALRGISDGAAPLEGLHSWTEYLHVVDERLAAAVDVLRDALAGGMDALRMSNET from the coding sequence ATGACCCTGACCCACCTGCACAAAACCCGCACGCTGTTCCTGATGGCGGTGGATGCTGAATACGGCCCCAACCTGCGCGCCCGCTTCGCGCCCGTCCTGACCGGCGTCGGCCCGGTAGAGGCAGCGCTGGTCACAACCGCGACACTGGTACGGATGCAATGCGCAGGGACAATGCCCGAACTGGTCATCTCGCTCGGGTCGGCGGGGGCGGCGCGGTTGGAACAGGGCGCAGTCTATCAGGCCGGCGCGGTGGCCTACCGCGACATGGATGCGTCCCCCCTGGGTTTCCTGCCCGGGATTACGCCCTTTCTGGACCAACCTGCAGAGATCGCGATGCCGCTGCGCGTGCCGGGTGTGCCGGTGGCAAGCCTGTCCACCGGGGGAGCGGTCATATCGGGCACAGCCTACGACGCGATTGCGCAAGACATGGTGGACATGGAAACCTTCGCCACCCTGCGCGCATGTCAGCATTTTGGCGTGCCGCTGATCGCGCTGCGGGGCATATCCGACGGTGCCGCGCCACTGGAGGGGCTGCACAGCTGGACAGAGTACCTGCACGTCGTCGATGAAAGGCTGGCAGCGGCGGTGGATGTGTTGCGCGATGCCTTGGCAGGGGGGATGGATGCCCTGCGCATGAGCAATGAAACTTGA
- a CDS encoding LacI family DNA-binding transcriptional regulator: MSNGRIRMEDLAARCGVSVATVSRVLADKPGVRADLRAQVRDMAATLGYAMSSGVAGKTAVLVASRAAMVDAARSQFTLHVLEGMQNRAAALGMNLETRTMADDFSDTFQSGDGAAGYLLLTPDSDAQIAFAADIGKPVILVNVDDPMMRLSSVAPCNRTAADRATDHLIRQGHRRILFLTRPGRRTIERRREGWADRIAAEGLSPDPDLVLEVDDWRPELAAQAIHARLARGARDFTAILAAGDSLAIGALIALAEAGVSVPDDVSVMGFDGLPQCALQSPALSSVEIPMGAIGALALDLLRDSLIGGETPARRVELACRIVDRASVGPVRTLPGAALKGVV, translated from the coding sequence ATGTCTAACGGACGGATACGGATGGAGGATCTGGCGGCGCGCTGTGGTGTTTCAGTTGCGACTGTCAGCCGGGTTCTTGCCGACAAGCCAGGGGTGCGGGCTGACCTGCGCGCCCAGGTGCGCGACATGGCGGCGACGCTGGGCTATGCCATGTCTTCAGGGGTCGCGGGAAAGACGGCGGTTCTTGTTGCAAGCCGGGCCGCGATGGTCGATGCGGCGCGAAGCCAGTTTACCCTGCACGTCCTTGAAGGCATGCAAAACCGTGCTGCGGCCCTTGGGATGAACCTAGAGACCCGGACCATGGCAGACGATTTTTCCGATACGTTCCAGTCGGGGGACGGCGCGGCAGGCTACCTTTTGCTTACGCCTGATAGTGATGCGCAGATTGCGTTTGCGGCGGATATCGGCAAGCCGGTGATCCTGGTGAATGTTGACGACCCCATGATGCGGCTGTCGTCTGTCGCGCCATGTAACCGCACTGCGGCCGATCGCGCGACGGACCATCTGATCCGGCAAGGCCACAGGCGCATCTTGTTTCTCACCCGTCCCGGCCGACGCACCATCGAGCGCCGCCGCGAAGGCTGGGCTGACCGGATAGCCGCGGAAGGGCTGAGCCCCGATCCGGACCTTGTGCTTGAGGTCGACGATTGGCGTCCCGAACTTGCGGCGCAAGCTATCCACGCGCGCCTGGCGCGGGGAGCGCGTGATTTCACTGCAATTCTGGCGGCTGGTGACAGTCTTGCCATCGGGGCGCTCATCGCTTTGGCTGAGGCAGGCGTATCGGTGCCGGATGACGTTTCGGTCATGGGCTTCGACGGCCTGCCGCAATGCGCCTTGCAAAGTCCTGCCCTGAGTTCGGTCGAGATTCCGATGGGTGCGATCGGCGCCCTTGCGCTCGACCTCTTGCGCGACTCCCTTATCGGGGGTGAAACCCCTGCGCGACGGGTGGAGCTGGCCTGCCGGATCGTGGATCGTGCCTCAGTGGGGCCGGTCCGCACATTGCCCGGGGCCGCGCTGAAGGGCGTTGTCTGA
- the bglB gene encoding beta-galactosidase BglB, whose product MDDSSTIRSVMNRLVDGLTTLKDEGRYSEPNLDGTAGDYISFSAWEWPQGVGLYGLVKLWRMTGDDALRALLEDWFDAHRIAGLPPLNVNTTAPMLALAMLWDRTRDPRWTPLLDDWAHRLLQDAPRTLEGGFQHDVSDRINDGELWDDTLFMVALFLAAYGQAANRRDLVDAAQHQFLVHTRYLADPETGLWFHGWSFERLDNFARARWARGNAWITAGLADLPDLCTLDPAVAKFLDGVLQAQITALLPLQTEDGAWRTLLDDPTSYPETSATAGIAYGLMKAARTGRAPARAAEAGRRAVAYVLGQISPNGVVGGVSYGTRMGHDLQFYRDIPVQPTGYGQSLAILCLAEALEAQASAVPIASAKAPEGARL is encoded by the coding sequence ATGGACGATTCGAGCACGATCCGCTCGGTGATGAACCGGCTTGTTGACGGTCTCACGACGCTGAAGGATGAGGGCCGCTACAGCGAGCCGAACCTCGACGGCACGGCGGGCGATTACATCAGCTTCTCCGCATGGGAATGGCCACAGGGCGTGGGCCTATACGGTCTTGTGAAGTTGTGGCGGATGACCGGCGATGACGCGCTCCGCGCGCTGTTGGAGGACTGGTTCGATGCGCACCGGATCGCCGGGCTGCCCCCCCTGAACGTAAATACCACCGCGCCGATGTTGGCGTTGGCGATGTTGTGGGACCGCACCCGAGATCCGCGGTGGACGCCGTTGCTTGACGACTGGGCCCACCGCCTGTTGCAAGACGCACCACGCACGCTGGAAGGCGGCTTTCAGCATGACGTCTCTGACCGGATAAACGACGGCGAACTGTGGGACGACACGCTGTTCATGGTGGCGCTGTTTCTTGCCGCCTATGGACAGGCCGCCAATCGGCGCGACCTCGTGGATGCCGCCCAACATCAGTTCCTTGTCCACACCCGTTATCTGGCCGACCCCGAAACCGGGCTGTGGTTTCATGGCTGGTCCTTTGAGCGCCTCGATAATTTTGCCCGCGCACGCTGGGCACGGGGCAATGCCTGGATCACCGCTGGACTTGCCGACCTGCCAGACCTTTGCACCCTCGACCCGGCGGTTGCGAAGTTCCTCGACGGCGTGCTTCAGGCGCAGATTACGGCGCTGTTGCCCTTGCAGACTGAGGACGGTGCGTGGCGCACGCTGCTTGACGATCCCACGTCCTACCCGGAAACGAGCGCCACGGCGGGTATCGCCTACGGGCTGATGAAGGCCGCGCGCACTGGCAGGGCACCGGCGCGCGCCGCAGAGGCCGGCCGCCGCGCAGTGGCCTACGTTCTGGGGCAAATCAGCCCCAACGGCGTGGTCGGCGGCGTGTCTTACGGCACACGCATGGGCCATGACCTTCAGTTTTATCGCGATATTCCTGTCCAGCCCACGGGCTATGGCCAGTCGCTTGCGATTCTATGCCTTGCAGAGGCCCTCGAAGCGCAGGCATCGGCCGTGCCGATCGCAAGTGCCAAAGCGCCGGAAGGAGCACGCCTATGA
- the kduI gene encoding 5-dehydro-4-deoxy-D-glucuronate isomerase, translating to MTPPPISWTTRYGGAPAAIDRMTGQELRAEYMVEGLFVPGTARMAYSHIDRMVLGGIVPTQAPIDLGDGAPVGTDHFFDAREAGIANLGHYGGKITVDGTTHHLAPRDVLYVGRGVKALSLESDDAANPACYYINSVPAGADHPTRLIPQAESKPLTFGSAERANMRTLRMYIHPEVAPSCLLLMGITDPAPGNVWNTMPPHLHERRMEAYLYFDMDAEDRVMHFMGRPDNTRHLVVGSGDAVLSPAWSIHMGAGTGPYAFVWGMTGENQVYQDVTPVAVKDLK from the coding sequence ATGACGCCGCCGCCCATCAGTTGGACCACACGCTATGGCGGCGCGCCAGCCGCTATCGACCGCATGACCGGCCAAGAACTGCGCGCGGAATACATGGTCGAAGGGTTGTTCGTGCCTGGGACCGCCCGCATGGCTTATTCCCATATCGACCGCATGGTGCTGGGCGGGATCGTGCCTACGCAAGCGCCAATCGACTTGGGCGATGGCGCGCCGGTGGGCACCGACCACTTCTTCGACGCGCGCGAGGCCGGGATCGCCAACCTCGGACATTACGGCGGCAAGATCACCGTTGACGGCACGACGCACCACCTTGCGCCGCGTGACGTGCTCTATGTCGGACGCGGGGTAAAGGCATTGTCTCTGGAATCGGATGATGCTGCGAACCCCGCCTGCTACTACATCAACTCGGTGCCTGCAGGCGCGGACCATCCAACGCGGCTGATCCCGCAGGCAGAGTCGAAGCCGCTGACCTTCGGCAGCGCCGAGAGGGCCAACATGCGCACGTTGCGGATGTACATCCACCCCGAGGTCGCGCCTTCGTGCCTCCTGTTGATGGGCATCACCGATCCCGCACCCGGCAACGTCTGGAACACGATGCCGCCGCATCTGCACGAACGCCGGATGGAGGCGTATCTGTATTTCGACATGGATGCCGAGGACAGGGTCATGCACTTCATGGGCCGGCCTGACAACACCCGTCACTTGGTCGTCGGCAGCGGCGATGCCGTGCTATCACCCGCATGGTCGATCCACATGGGCGCAGGCACCGGGCCCTATGCCTTTGTCTGGGGCATGACCGGCGAGAACCAAGTCTATCAAGATGTCACCCCTGTCGCCGTCAAGGACCTGAAATGA
- a CDS encoding ABC transporter substrate-binding protein: protein MKTIWTTASALALMATAAAAQTTEVRVMWYSDGIEGEVIADLLSRFEEMHPEIDIVLDNVAYQVIQEQLPIQLASGDGPDIARVTNLKEQAQHFLDLRPYVADAAYWDSNFGNRLDWMRPDGSDAIPGFMTQLTLTGGFANVTLFEQAGVEIPGADATWDDWIEASRLVMENQGLPAAFAIDRSGHRISGPNASFGANYIGADGLPAQVDDGTLAFVNRLVDWTDQGLMLPEVWVSASGTTYRAAADDFINAQIPFYYSGSWQVANLSTKINDSFDWVATGSPCGDAGCSGLAGGAALVAIKYTEHPEEVAMVMDYLASEEVLREFTERTLFLPAHAGVVAAGGLNFMSDDPNVGPALSRFVEASAQTLPMADALPSWKWANVYYGALVTRVSQVMAGELSVDQARTMIDEDIADQVAAAQ, encoded by the coding sequence ATGAAAACCATCTGGACCACCGCATCGGCCCTCGCCCTCATGGCGACTGCTGCCGCAGCCCAGACCACCGAAGTCCGCGTGATGTGGTATTCGGACGGCATCGAGGGTGAGGTCATCGCAGACCTGCTCTCTCGGTTCGAGGAGATGCACCCCGAAATCGACATCGTGCTCGACAATGTGGCCTATCAAGTCATTCAGGAGCAGTTGCCGATCCAGCTTGCTTCAGGCGACGGACCGGACATTGCCCGCGTGACCAACCTGAAGGAACAGGCCCAGCATTTCCTCGATCTGCGCCCCTATGTCGCCGACGCGGCATATTGGGACAGCAACTTCGGCAACCGCCTCGATTGGATGCGCCCCGATGGTTCCGACGCGATCCCCGGCTTCATGACGCAGCTGACGCTGACGGGCGGGTTTGCCAATGTCACGCTGTTCGAACAGGCGGGCGTCGAAATCCCTGGGGCAGACGCCACCTGGGATGATTGGATCGAGGCCAGCCGCTTGGTGATGGAGAACCAAGGTCTTCCGGCTGCCTTCGCGATCGACCGGTCGGGTCACCGTATCTCGGGGCCCAACGCGTCATTTGGTGCCAATTACATCGGCGCCGATGGTCTGCCCGCGCAAGTCGACGACGGCACCCTGGCCTTTGTCAACCGCCTCGTCGACTGGACAGATCAGGGCCTGATGCTGCCCGAAGTCTGGGTTTCGGCATCGGGGACGACGTATCGTGCCGCCGCCGACGACTTCATCAACGCGCAAATCCCGTTCTACTACTCGGGATCGTGGCAAGTGGCGAACCTATCGACCAAAATCAACGACTCCTTCGACTGGGTCGCAACGGGTTCTCCTTGTGGCGATGCGGGCTGTTCCGGGCTGGCAGGCGGCGCGGCACTGGTGGCGATCAAATACACCGAGCATCCCGAAGAGGTCGCGATGGTGATGGACTACCTTGCCTCAGAAGAGGTGCTGCGCGAATTCACTGAACGCACCCTGTTCTTGCCGGCACATGCCGGTGTCGTCGCTGCAGGGGGCCTCAACTTCATGTCCGATGATCCGAACGTCGGCCCGGCGCTGTCGCGCTTCGTCGAGGCCTCTGCCCAGACGCTGCCGATGGCCGATGCGCTGCCGTCATGGAAATGGGCCAACGTCTACTATGGCGCGCTCGTCACCCGCGTAAGCCAGGTCATGGCCGGTGAGCTCAGCGTCGACCAGGCGCGCACAATGATCGACGAAGACATCGCCGATCAAGTTGCGGCTGCGCAATAG
- a CDS encoding carbohydrate ABC transporter permease yields MDPALRWWQRRTGIGGMAAFFLLPNLAVFGVFVIVPLVLNFIYSLTGGSDILLPDRTFVGGAQYARLIDCDNYLQPLTCREDHFWTAVRNTTLFVLFQVSLMVTVSMITALILNRNIRGRGFFRAVFFFPVLLSPVVVGLIWRWILQRQGLLNLIVTELGLEPVVWLNDRFYAFAAAVGVSTWAHMGFYTLILLAGLQAIPRDLYEAAEMDATPSTRVFRRITLPLLGPNLAVVLVLALIRGVQIFDEAYVLTGGGPGTATMYITQYIYEVGFASLLRNPGLAAAASILMGLILVVLTLIQLWLSRRAEKAKAR; encoded by the coding sequence ATGGATCCGGCGCTGCGATGGTGGCAGCGTCGGACCGGCATCGGCGGTATGGCCGCATTCTTCCTGTTGCCGAACCTTGCCGTCTTCGGTGTGTTCGTCATCGTGCCGCTTGTGCTCAACTTCATCTATTCGCTGACGGGCGGCAGTGACATCCTTCTGCCAGACCGCACTTTCGTCGGTGGTGCGCAATACGCACGGCTGATCGACTGCGATAACTACCTGCAACCGCTTACCTGCCGCGAGGATCATTTCTGGACGGCGGTGCGCAACACAACGCTCTTCGTGCTCTTTCAGGTCAGCCTGATGGTCACCGTATCGATGATCACGGCCCTGATCTTGAACCGCAACATTCGGGGGCGCGGCTTCTTCCGGGCAGTGTTCTTCTTTCCGGTGTTGCTTTCACCTGTCGTCGTCGGCTTGATCTGGCGCTGGATCTTGCAACGCCAGGGTCTGCTGAACCTGATCGTCACCGAACTGGGGTTGGAACCAGTGGTCTGGCTGAACGACCGTTTCTATGCGTTCGCCGCCGCCGTCGGGGTGTCGACCTGGGCGCATATGGGCTTTTACACCTTGATCCTGCTGGCCGGACTTCAGGCAATCCCCCGCGATCTGTACGAGGCCGCCGAAATGGACGCCACGCCGTCCACCCGCGTTTTTCGCCGCATCACCCTTCCGCTGCTGGGGCCGAACCTCGCGGTTGTGCTGGTACTGGCGCTTATTCGCGGCGTACAGATCTTTGACGAGGCCTATGTCCTGACGGGCGGCGGGCCGGGAACCGCAACAATGTACATCACCCAATATATCTACGAGGTCGGCTTTGCCTCGCTCCTGCGCAATCCGGGGCTTGCGGCGGCAGCGTCAATACTGATGGGCCTCATCCTTGTGGTGCTTACGCTGATCCAGCTCTGGCTGTCGCGCCGTGCCGAAAAGGCCAAAGCCCGATGA
- a CDS encoding carbohydrate ABC transporter permease, with amino-acid sequence MSRVGTLGAFLTRRRGHGKRWHWTDVATWVWLIGGTILMFGPALWLVSSSFKDPAQLAEFPPTLLPYVQEVATVAGHDRPLPLYTVTDPDGSTRTLAEIRRVGTNAQMIDPADPGTRIDVNIADRAPLRSVGLATENYVDPFLAFDFLRYLRNSVYVTFMATVLTLLTNSMAAFALSKYQFRGRDAVLLVIVGTLMVPLSVILVPLYSVVSATGLLNTLWGVILPTIATPTGVFLLRQYMLTIPDDLIEAARMDHASEWQIYWRIILPLTAPALAVLAIFSVVWRWNDFLWPLIVLSRRELYTLQIGLNTYAGELNVQWHYILAMTVVTMIPVVLVFVFLQRFITTGIAGAGVK; translated from the coding sequence ATGAGCCGCGTGGGAACCCTGGGTGCCTTCCTCACCCGCCGTCGTGGCCATGGCAAGCGCTGGCATTGGACCGACGTCGCAACCTGGGTCTGGCTGATCGGCGGGACAATCCTGATGTTCGGCCCGGCGTTGTGGCTGGTCTCATCCTCGTTCAAAGACCCGGCACAACTGGCCGAGTTTCCACCAACCCTGTTGCCCTATGTGCAGGAGGTGGCCACCGTAGCAGGCCATGACAGGCCCCTGCCCCTCTACACCGTGACCGACCCGGACGGCAGCACCCGTACACTGGCTGAAATCCGGCGCGTCGGGACCAATGCCCAGATGATCGACCCCGCAGATCCGGGCACCCGGATAGACGTCAACATCGCCGACCGTGCGCCGCTGCGATCGGTCGGACTGGCAACGGAAAACTATGTCGATCCTTTTCTTGCTTTCGACTTCCTTCGCTATCTGCGCAATTCTGTCTACGTCACCTTTATGGCGACCGTGCTTACGCTGCTCACCAATTCGATGGCGGCCTTCGCATTGTCGAAATACCAGTTCCGTGGCAGGGACGCGGTGCTTCTGGTGATCGTCGGCACGCTGATGGTGCCGCTGTCAGTTATCCTGGTACCGCTCTATTCGGTGGTCAGCGCGACGGGGCTGCTAAACACGCTCTGGGGCGTGATCCTGCCCACCATCGCCACGCCTACCGGCGTCTTTCTCTTGCGGCAATATATGCTGACGATTCCCGACGACCTGATCGAGGCTGCGCGCATGGATCACGCCTCAGAGTGGCAGATATACTGGCGCATCATCCTCCCTTTGACAGCGCCAGCACTGGCTGTTCTGGCCATCTTTTCCGTCGTCTGGCGCTGGAACGACTTTCTGTGGCCGTTGATCGTGCTGTCGCGGCGCGAACTCTACACCCTGCAGATCGGCCTCAATACCTATGCGGGCGAATTGAACGTACAATGGCATTATATCCTCGCAATGACTGTAGTCACGATGATCCCGGTCGTCCTCGTCTTCGTCTTTCTGCAACGCTTCATCACCACCGGAATTGCCGGTGCCGGCGTCAAATAG